One Trachemys scripta elegans isolate TJP31775 chromosome 4, CAS_Tse_1.0, whole genome shotgun sequence genomic region harbors:
- the SRP14 gene encoding signal recognition particle 14 kDa protein — protein MVLLESEQFLTELTRLFQKCRTSGSVYITLKKYDGRTKPIPRKGHVEGFEPADNKCLLRATDGKKKISTVVSSKEVNKFQMAYSNLLRANMDGLKKKDKKSKNKKSKATQ, from the exons ATGGTGCTGCTGGAGAGCGAGCAG TTCTTGACAGAACTAACAAGGCTTTTTCAAAAATGCAGAACCTCAGGGAGTGTTTACATAACACTGAAAAAAT ATGATGGTCGAACAAAACCCATTCCACGTAAGGGCCACGTGGAAGGTTTTGAGCCAGCGGACAATAAATGTCTTCTGAGAGCAACGGATGGGAAGAAGAAGATTAGCACAGTG GTAAGCTCAAAGGAAGTAAATAAATTCCAGATG GCCTATTCCAACCTGTTGAGAGCTAACATGGATGGCCTGAAGAAGAAAGACaagaaaagcaaaaataagaAAAGTAAAGCAACCCAGTGA